The DNA segment atgccaaaacgttgtagtactcttttcaaatattctttctgagataaacagagtttctttgaacgtctatctcttattatctccatgccaagaattttctttgcctcacccaaatccttcatctcgaactccttcttcagttgaatcttcaacttatcaatttcttccgaattcttggaagctatcaacatatcatcaacatataggagaagatatacaaaggaaccatctttaagcttgcgcaaatacacacaatgatcgtatttgcttctcttgtacccttgccgcaacataaacttgtcaaatcgtttgtaccattgtctataagaatgtttcaatccgtataacgATTTTTCatgtttgcacaccatattttcctttccagcaactttgaatccttctggctgagtcatgtagatttcttcctcaagtttccatgtaaaaacgcagtttttacatccatctgaaccaGTTCCAAATCtaactgtgctaccaaagccaacataattctaatggaggaatgttttacaactggagaaaacacttcattgtaatcaattccctccttttgagcatatcctttggccaccaatcttgctttgtagcgaacatcttcttggttaggaaatccttctttcttttgcaaatatccatttgcacccaattgctttctttcccttcgggagattggccaatctccatgtatgattctgatgaagggactgtatttcatcattcatggcaatcctccacttatcttcttctgaactttggactgcatctttataagtggtaggaacatcatcagctacaattgaggcggCACAAGCTATCGTCTCTATAAGACGAATAGGTTTTGTTATTATCCTTTTTGGCCTGCTAGTTgcaattgattcaagttgttgttgaggttcctgagttggaatctccctctctactggctcttcttccagaggataatcttcatttgtttcctcttctgcttcttgtgtaggaaaaataaattttccctcaaactccacttgcttagaagcaccctcattttgtttggtatcttttgttaccttatttaccatagcagattcatcaaaggtaacatccctgctgaatattactttctttgtcatagggcaccataagcgatatcctttgactccaaaAGTAATTCCCATGAAAATAGCCtttttgcccttggatccaattttgactctatcacatgataatatgcagttgagccaaacacgtgcaaagagtcgtAATCTAcaacaggctttccataccatttttcaaatggtgtcttgccatcaatagcagcagatggtaagcgattaatgaggtgacatgcatatgtaactgcctcagcccaaaattctttgcccaagccagcattggacaacatacatcgtaccttctccagcaaggtccggttcatacgttctgccactctaTTCTGTTatggtgtatgtctgacagtgaagtgtcggacgatgccattaTTTTCATAgatcacctccattgtctgtgcaaatacacttgatcctcctgcctgtttgattttccaccatcattttccatttgagaaaaatcctcaacacttcatctttgctcttcattgtatataCCCACACttttcgggaaaaatcatcaacaaaggttacaaaatagtgcttcccacccaataaAGGTGTTTTGAAAAGAACCCCAAACAttagagtgtacataatccaaaatacctttagtattatggatagttgtaccaaatttaacccttgtctgttttcctttgacacaatgctcgcaaaactccaaATTGCAAgactttactccttttaacaatccttgatctaatagagttttcaaggattttcctccagcatgtcccaagcgcctGTGCCATAGCCTGGTTGCTTCTATCTCTTTTTTGTCACTGAATGTTATTGTcgttgtcccaataactgtactaccgTGATAAAGATACAtgttattattcttccgattggCCTTCATTACCAATAGTGCACctgagcatactctcatcactccattttctgcaatgattttgaacccttttgattctagggctcccacagagatgagatttttcttcaaacccggtacatatcgaacatttgttaatgttctgatcattccatcatggttccttaatcgtattgaaccaatgccatatgaggtaagagggttgttatccgctgtgtggacgactccatattctccttcttgaaaatccacgaaccagttcttgttgggacacatatgatagctacaagccgagtccatcaaccatatgtctgatgatgttgatggctctgttgtaactaatgagaagtatGAATCATCACCATCAGCtatatttgaatccataatggcctttccattgttatgtttggccttattcttcaacttcggacagtctttcttccagtgccccttttctcgacgatgctgggtctagatcttgacttggatcttcttttctttgtccctatttgattttgaggacgacccctcacaaccagtgcttctccttctccgcccttctgtttttctccctttctttgtttatagttgtacaaagccgaacaaacttctcttagagaaatttcgtcatttccatggagtaaagtagtttcaaggtgctcgtactcatcaggaagtgaccccaacaatatcaaggccaagtcaccatcatcaaaagttgcatccatattttgcaaatttgtgaccaacttattaaaactggtgatatgttcattcatcgtggtaccaggaacataggtgaagttaaacaatctcttcttcatgtacaatttattttgactatttttcttcaaaaatttatcctccagtgcttttcataatttacttgcagaagtttcttTTATgcatggatatttctgctctctagcaaagTAGGATCGAATAGTACCGCAAgtaacacggttgataattctccaatcttcttctccaataatatctggtctcttttcttcaatagcaagatctagcccttgttgaaaaaggacatctagaaacTCGCCTTACCACATCCAAAATGTCccgacccgtcaaaaatttctaccgcaaatttcgcatttaacacaattcttgtcataagaaaagatgccaatgatgacgtattgttgacacttgatgtagattcttcttgtttattgtctctcatctttgacacaaatattatttaatagctgacgacaaaaatcaagattattttctttctggtgtggaagatcagactaagttgcaaccacagagcatactcagacagaactttgactcagttaccaagataaatcttttatGATATAGAACATCAGACCATGCTgtaaccacagagcatacttagacagtaccttggctctgataccaattgttgtgtaagccaaatgtatatagtgtgaatgagtcacaactactataccaaaaattatggcagccactaaataataaataagacaataatacaacaataaaaggaacaccagaatttacgaggttcgaccaattttgcctacttcctcggatacaaccaatattttatttcactctaaaaatacaagtgaaatactactaaagagagaagatacaaatgtcttatGAAGATAAGAAAGCAAAACGAGAGGTGTTTCttaatcctaaacattaggcctctttttatagggaaaaattttCATCCAAAATTGTCACCCACCGATGGGACTTTTTGACAATTTCAACAATTTTTACATATCACATTTTCTTGTTGTGATTGATGTGCTGGAGGCAAGAAAAGGATAGcaatttttttctcttatttttcattACTTTTTTTCCAAAGACCAAAATTACAGACCAAAACAATAGCGTATGCTGGTAGGAGATGGAGTGACTTTTTTTGTAATACTGTTCTTCTGTTTGTTTTTTCCTCTATGTATTTTGTTTTGGCGGATTAACTTTTGTACATATATGACCAATACTCGTGTACTAATTAAATTAAATACTATAACAGCcgacagaaaagaaaaaaacttgattataaatataaacaacaacaacaacccaataaaaTCTCACTCGTGGTGTTTGGTAGGATAGTGTACAATAGCGAAGCCAGAAATGTTTCtaagggtgttcaaacttgaaagaagtagaaaaagaatTGCGACAAAGAGTGTTCAATATAGGTTTTATAAATCTAAAATCAATATTTTAGTTATatacacagtgtaatttttcgtaATTTTTCAGCGTagggtggtcagttgaccaccctttGCTAAAGGTAGCTTCGCCCAtgagtgtgtacgcagaccttacccctatcccgagggagtagagaggttgtttctgaaAGACTCTCAGTTCAAAAAGagacaatatatcagtaccatcaacagaaactatagaaataataacaacatCATAAATACGAAAAAGTAAATGAAAAGCAAAAACAATAACCATGAAAAACCATAGGAATAAAAATCGTATCAGACTAACCTCACATAAATACTACTTAATGACTATAAATATAAACTGAGAACGAAACAGCTTCTCTAATTAGAATTGTTTCAATCATACAAAAATAATACTAAACCAAAATATGCTAAACAGCGAGAGGATTCAACAGTCCCTATGAACAAAATGACACCAGTAACATCATCTTTCACAAGGAACAAGAAGGGATGATCAGCAACAAAATCTATCGGCTCCTCTTTAATCATCATAGCTGGGCACCCATACATCATTGTAGCTGCAGTAACTGCCGCAACTTTTGTACCTTCCTCATTGACTTCAATAAATGACTTGTGAAGGACTTTTGATACAGACAGAGGGACAGTATCGTCCACTATCTCAGCGAGACCATCACCACAAAAAGGATGTGTGAGGccaacttcttttaaaacctTGGAAGCTTCAAAAttaaaagttattttgaatttgggAATAAGAAGCCTGCGCACATCAACTGTCTTAGATGGTAGATGACGAG comes from the Nicotiana sylvestris chromosome 4, ASM39365v2, whole genome shotgun sequence genome and includes:
- the LOC104235985 gene encoding serpin-Z4-like, translating into MTSEPEFLTRHLPSKTVDVRRLLIPKFKITFNFEASKVLKEVGLTHPFCGDGLAEIVDDTVPLSVSKVLHKSFIEVNEEGTKVAAVTAATMMYGCPAMMIKEEPIDFVADHPFLFLVKDDVTGVILFIGTVESSRCLAYFGLVLFLYD